The sequence TCAGCTGCTGATGGACCGGGAAGATACGTGCCATAGGACGTGCTTCTCGCTGCAGTTGGATGGCGTAACGTTGGACAATTTTGCCGAGCTGAAGAACGTGGAGGGGTTGAAGGAGGGTTCGGTGATTAAGGTTGTGGAGGAGCCGTACACGATGCGTGAGGCGCGGATTCACGTGCGCCATGTGCGGGATTTGCTCAAGTCGATGGACCCGGCGGACGCTTACAACGGGGTGGATTGCAGTTCGTTGACGTTTTTGCACACGATTACGGCGGGGGACATTTTGGAGAAGAAGAAGGGCCGATCGGACAGCGTGGATTGTACGCCACCGGAGTACATCATGCCTGGGGCGAAGGAACGGCCACTGTTGCCGCTGCAGCCTGGCGTAGGCAAGAAGGGACCGCAGCCGTTGAAGGTGCTCACGACCTCGGCGTGGAATCCGCCGCCCGGTCCGCGGAAGTTGCACGGAGATTTGATGTATCTGTACGTGGTCACGATGGAGGACAAGCGGTTCCACATTTCGGCGTGTCCTCGTGGGTTCTACATCAACCAGTCGACGGACGATACGTTCGAGCCACGGCCGGACAATCCGAGCTATCTGTGCCACTCGTTGATCGACTTGCTGTCGCAGATTTCGCCCACCTTCCGTCGGTGCTTCGCCCAGATGCAGAAGAAGCGCACCCAGCGCCATCCGTTCGAGCGCGTCGCGACCCCTTACCAGGTGTACACGTGGTCTGCCCCGACCCTGGATCACACAATCGATGCCATCCGAGCGGAGGACACGTTTTCCTCCAAACTCGGCTACGAAGAACACATCCCCGGTCAAACGCGCGACTGGAACGAAGAACTCCAAACGACGCGTGAACTTCCCCGGGAAACCCTTCCCGAGCGGCTACTCCGCGAACGTGCCATATTCAAGGTTCACAGCGACTTTGTCACGGCGGCAACTCGCGGTGCCATGGCCGTCATCGACGGTAACGTGATGGCCATCAACCCGGGCGAGGACGCCAAAATGCAAATGTTCATCTGGAACAACATCTTCTTCTCACTCGGGTTCGACGTCCGGGATCACTACAAAGAACTCGGAGGAGACGCCGCGGCGTTCGTCGCCCCGCGTAACGACCTGCACGGAGTTCGCGTCTACTCGGCCGTTGACGTCGAAGGCCTCTACACGCTCGGTACGGTCGTTATTGACTACCGAGGTTACCGAGTCACCGCACAGTCCATCATCCCCGGAATCCTGGAACGTGAACAGGAACAATCTGTCGTGTACGGTTCGATCGACTTTGGCAAGACGGTCCTCTCGCACGAAAAGTACCTTGAACTGCTAAACAACGCCGGCAAGCACCTCAAAATCTACCCGCACAGCGTACTCAACGACGACGAGGAAGAAATCGAACTCTGCTCGTCCGTCGAGTGCAAGGGAATCATCGGTAACGACGGGCGTCACTACATCCTGGACCTGCTCCGAACCTTCCCGCCAGACGTCAACTTCCTCAAGCTGGACGAAGAGCTCAGCAAGGACTGCAAAGCGTTCGGCTTCCCGATCGAGCACAAACACAAGCTGAGCTGCCTCCGCCAGGAACTGCTGGAAGCGTTCATCGAGAGTCGCTACCTGCTGTTCATCAAACACGCCGCCTTCCAGCTGCAGCAACTCAACACGAACAAGCGCCAGCAGAAACAGGACACGCCCAAGGAAGAAACCAAAGCCATCGAACCTGCTGCCAAGGAGGACAGCGCCAACAACAACAAGGAAGAACCCGCCGCCAAAAAAGGGGAACCGAAGGCCGCCACAGGCGGAGTGCCAAAGGTCGAGACGGAGGAGGCGAAAAAGCTGATGGAATCGCTGCTGTCCAGCGATGAGAAGAACGAGAGTCGCGAGGTGGTGAAGCGTGCCTGCGAAGCGGTCGGTTCGCTCAAGGATTACGAGTTTGACATTCGCTTCAATCCGGATGTGTACTCGCCCGGCATCCAGCACGTCGACAACCCGAACGCCGCAAACTCGATCAAGAAGCAGAAGCAGCTGGTGAAGGACGCCGCAGAGTTCCTGGTGAAGCACCAGATCCCGAGCTTCGTGCACGACTGCCTCGATCACACCGCAGCACCAATGGACGGTTCAACCCTCACCGAAACCCTCCACAGCCGAGGCATTAACGTGCGCTACCTCGGAAAGGTCGCCAACCTGCTGGCCAAAATCAAGCAGCTCGAGTACCTGCACACGATTGCCGTCTCTGAGTTGATCATTCGCGCCGCCAAGCACATCTTCGTCACCTATATGCAAAACACGGAAATGATGAGCATGGCCGCGGCCATCAGCCACTTCCTAAACTGCTTCCTCACGACGGCAACCAGCGTGTCGAGCGAATCGGACGTGCTCACCAAGTCCGGCTCGTCCGGCAAGCAACAGCGCAAACAGAACAAACGCACAGCCGCCGGAGGCGGTAAGGGCGGCAAATCTTCCTTCCAGTGCACCCAGGACAACAACGAGTGGCAACTGCTCACCTCGAAATCACTCTGGGCCCAGATCCAGCAGGAGCTCAAATCCTACTGGGACTACGATCTGCTCCCAGCTGGGACCGTCGATTCCGCGGACCCCGTCGTCACGCACAACCATCTGCAGAAAATCAGTCTCCTGCGTGCATTTTGCCTCAAAACCGGCGTCCAAATCCTGCTCCGCGAGTACAACTTCGAGACCAAAAACAAGCCCACCTTCAACGAGAACGACATCGTGAACGTGTTCCCGGTGGTGAAGCACATCAACCCGCGTGCCTCGGACGCGTACAACTTTTACACCACCGGGCAGACCAAGATCCAGCAGGGCTACTTCAAGGACGGGTACGACCTGATTAGCGAGGCGCTCAACCTGCTGAACAACGTGTACGGCGCGATGCACCCGGAGAATGCGCAGTGTTTGCGGATGCTGGCCCGGCTCAGTTACATTATGGGAGACCCGCAGGAGGCGCTGGCGATTCAGCAGCGCGCGGTGCTGATGAGTGAGCGGGTCAACGGAATCGATCATCCGTACACGATTGCGGAATATGTAAGTTGAAATTGTCTTCGTAATTTTATGTCTGTTGCTGAGCACCTAAAAAATtcatttgaattaaatatttttttattgttaaatttaaaaaaaacgtaatttctTCGCGACCTGAGTACTGGCCCACCACACACCCCCACACCAAAAAGCTCAAAACTTAACTAAAAGGGGAGCTTTCTGATGTGGACTCCTTACTTAAAAGAGTcctaacaaattttgaaggccGATTTTTCAccttaattttcacatatcaatacgattttttttaattttgatttcaagCTTATTTGGATGATTTTCTTTTTGGCAAAATCCAAATGGAATCGTTTATAGTCTGATAACGGGTTTCACACCGTACAGAAAATTaaacaaactaaattttgattgaaattttcgtTTATAGTCTGATATGGGTTTCACACCATACAGAAGCAATtcaaaattggttgtttttgaaagcaaaaaagaaaatctaccaatttgcttgaattttttttccaaatctttTTTAAAGATCGTATTAATATGCAGAAATTAAGGTGAAAAATCGATCAAATATCCAAACAAACTGTACTCAGGTCGCTTCTACACACTAAAAGTTcactataaaattttgaagttggtCCAAAATCAAACTActtgaaaaatagtaagaaaaagaaagaaaggaaaatttaactaaaagaaactaaaaacaaataaaaacgctactaaaatacaaacgaaaataaaagaaaaatatctagaaatcattgaaaattttgaatatcgcAGTCTCAAGGTCCAGGGTAAACTGTTCCTGGGACTGCGACAATCGTAAcaccaaaaatatttacaatctacattaactttgaaatttggttCTGCTGGCAATTCCGTATTGGGAACTGCCGCAGTTGGTTCCAAATCAATTATAACACTTTGAATTTGGTTATCCGACAGTGAACCCGACGGAGTCGGATCCACCACAGATTCGTCCGATAGGTTCGAATTGAAATAGTTACACATTGAATTTGGATCTGCAAGTGGATCCGTTTC is a genomic window of Culex pipiens pallens isolate TS unplaced genomic scaffold, TS_CPP_V2 Cpp_Un0109, whole genome shotgun sequence containing:
- the LOC120420423 gene encoding clustered mitochondria protein homolog, encoding MNGHASDSVAPTEQQNGETKKKSDSEVMEIIQDAGFTVQIMSPGVEPLSIQVSSMELVQEIHQLLMDREDTCHRTCFSLQLDGVTLDNFAELKNVEGLKEGSVIKVVEEPYTMREARIHVRHVRDLLKSMDPADAYNGVDCSSLTFLHTITAGDILEKKKGRSDSVDCTPPEYIMPGAKERPLLPLQPGVGKKGPQPLKVLTTSAWNPPPGPRKLHGDLMYLYVVTMEDKRFHISACPRGFYINQSTDDTFEPRPDNPSYLCHSLIDLLSQISPTFRRCFAQMQKKRTQRHPFERVATPYQVYTWSAPTLDHTIDAIRAEDTFSSKLGYEEHIPGQTRDWNEELQTTRELPRETLPERLLRERAIFKVHSDFVTAATRGAMAVIDGNVMAINPGEDAKMQMFIWNNIFFSLGFDVRDHYKELGGDAAAFVAPRNDLHGVRVYSAVDVEGLYTLGTVVIDYRGYRVTAQSIIPGILEREQEQSVVYGSIDFGKTVLSHEKYLELLNNAGKHLKIYPHSVLNDDEEEIELCSSVECKGIIGNDGRHYILDLLRTFPPDVNFLKLDEELSKDCKAFGFPIEHKHKLSCLRQELLEAFIESRYLLFIKHAAFQLQQLNTNKRQQKQDTPKEETKAIEPAAKEDSANNNKEEPAAKKGEPKAATGGVPKVETEEAKKLMESLLSSDEKNESREVVKRACEAVGSLKDYEFDIRFNPDVYSPGIQHVDNPNAANSIKKQKQLVKDAAEFLVKHQIPSFVHDCLDHTAAPMDGSTLTETLHSRGINVRYLGKVANLLAKIKQLEYLHTIAVSELIIRAAKHIFVTYMQNTEMMSMAAAISHFLNCFLTTATSVSSESDVLTKSGSSGKQQRKQNKRTAAGGGKGGKSSFQCTQDNNEWQLLTSKSLWAQIQQELKSYWDYDLLPAGTVDSADPVVTHNHLQKISLLRAFCLKTGVQILLREYNFETKNKPTFNENDIVNVFPVVKHINPRASDAYNFYTTGQTKIQQGYFKDGYDLISEALNLLNNVYGAMHPENAQCLRMLARLSYIMGDPQEALAIQQRAVLMSERVNGIDHPYTIAEYAPLALYCFANSQISTALKLLYRARYLATIVCGDNHPDIALLDSNISLILHAVGEYELSLRFLEHALALNIKYYGEKSLKVAVSYHLVARTQSCMGDFRSALNNEKETYAIYKQQLGEAHEKTQESSECLRHLTQQAVVLQKKMNDIYSNGKLTTGLPPIHIQPPSMGSVLDMLNAINGIIFVQISSKEIANLKNEIEKRQKEGGAAGESSVAQANQEEVDRLLTETMAKTAAGIPFEEQDNYELPLPAATTGDEASSSSKANPVASSS